One Epidermidibacterium keratini DNA segment encodes these proteins:
- a CDS encoding SDR family NAD(P)-dependent oxidoreductase: protein MDLNLAGQVAFITGASKGIGYQVAKHLGDEGVTCVITGRDDDNLQKAAKELSEATGQEVVGYAGDMSKSEDVERCVQAALEKFGKIDILVTCAGSSPGGLLEELTDEQWHSSLNLKFMGYVRSVRAVVPQMVKQGKGTIILVVGNDGLKPSFWEMTAGAANAADLNFASSIADQYGPKGVRVNTVNPGPVDTDRWDTLEKAFARDMGVSQDEARKAAERSVPIGRITQPEEVAALVTMLCSDRVGAVHGAHIPIDGAQRKPLMER, encoded by the coding sequence ATGGATCTCAACCTCGCTGGGCAGGTTGCCTTCATCACCGGAGCAAGCAAGGGCATCGGCTACCAGGTCGCAAAGCACCTCGGCGACGAAGGTGTCACCTGCGTGATCACCGGGCGCGACGACGACAACCTCCAGAAGGCCGCGAAAGAGCTCAGTGAGGCCACCGGCCAGGAGGTCGTCGGGTATGCCGGCGACATGAGCAAGAGCGAGGACGTCGAGCGCTGCGTGCAGGCCGCACTGGAGAAGTTCGGCAAGATCGACATCCTCGTCACCTGCGCGGGCAGCTCGCCAGGCGGCCTGCTTGAGGAGCTCACCGATGAGCAGTGGCACTCCTCGCTGAACCTGAAGTTCATGGGCTACGTGCGCTCGGTGCGGGCAGTCGTGCCCCAGATGGTCAAGCAAGGCAAGGGCACCATCATCTTGGTCGTGGGTAACGATGGGCTGAAGCCCAGCTTCTGGGAGATGACCGCCGGAGCGGCGAACGCGGCCGACCTCAACTTCGCCTCCTCGATCGCCGACCAGTACGGGCCTAAGGGCGTGCGCGTCAACACCGTCAACCCCGGCCCGGTCGATACCGATCGATGGGACACCCTGGAGAAGGCCTTCGCCCGGGACATGGGCGTCAGCCAAGACGAGGCGCGCAAGGCCGCCGAGCGCTCTGTGCCGATCGGTCGCATCACGCAGCCCGAGGAGGTCGCCGCTCTGGTGACGATGCTGTGCTCGGACCGGGTCGGCGCGGTGCACGGCGCGCACATCCCGATCGACGGTGCCCAGCGCAAACCCCTGATGGAGCGCTGA
- a CDS encoding FAD binding domain-containing protein: MKPASFEYHRVFTADEAVTLLAELDDEAKVLAGGQSLAPMMNFRLARPSALVDINPVGELDYVRRDGDVLKIGALTRHRTIELLDDPSIIDGYGVLPSAARHIGHFPIRTRGTVGGSIAHSDPSAEWCLLALLLDAQIVTLGPQGRRETAARDWFTGFLTTSIEPGEIVVETAFPRPRARAALTEYAQRKGDFAICSAAVAYDDADGVMSDPAIVLGGVASEPFRSSELDEIASGLPAEPSSFTRIARAAADLIDPPSDLHGDSAYRKDLAQTMIERAFAEAADGPVSAR, from the coding sequence ATGAAGCCCGCATCGTTCGAGTATCACCGCGTGTTTACCGCCGATGAGGCCGTCACGCTGCTGGCCGAGCTCGACGACGAGGCGAAGGTGCTTGCCGGCGGTCAAAGCCTCGCGCCCATGATGAACTTCCGGTTGGCCCGTCCGAGCGCCCTCGTCGACATCAACCCGGTAGGTGAGCTCGACTATGTGCGCCGCGACGGCGACGTACTGAAGATCGGCGCGCTCACCCGGCACCGCACCATCGAGCTGCTTGATGATCCCTCGATCATCGATGGGTACGGCGTACTTCCTAGTGCTGCTAGGCATATCGGCCACTTCCCCATCCGCACCCGGGGCACTGTCGGCGGCAGCATCGCGCACTCCGACCCATCGGCCGAATGGTGCCTACTGGCACTGCTGCTCGATGCCCAGATCGTCACGCTCGGACCGCAGGGACGCCGCGAGACGGCGGCGCGTGACTGGTTCACCGGCTTCTTGACAACAAGCATCGAGCCGGGCGAGATCGTCGTCGAGACCGCATTTCCGCGTCCACGGGCACGTGCCGCACTCACCGAGTATGCGCAGCGCAAAGGTGACTTCGCGATCTGCTCCGCCGCAGTCGCCTACGACGACGCAGACGGCGTGATGAGCGATCCGGCGATCGTCCTAGGCGGCGTCGCCTCCGAACCGTTCCGCAGCTCCGAGCTTGACGAGATCGCCTCCGGCCTTCCTGCCGAGCCGTCGAGCTTCACCCGGATCGCCCGCGCCGCAGCCGATCTCATTGACCCGCCGTCTGACCTGCATGGCGACTCGGCGTACCGAAAAGATCTGGCACAGACCATGATCGAGCGGGCCTTCGCTGAAGCCGCCGACGGACCGGTGAGCGCTCGATGA
- a CDS encoding xanthine dehydrogenase family protein molybdopterin-binding subunit, whose protein sequence is MTDPARPFTWVGQRVPRHEDPRFLRGAGAYTDDIAVVGALHASFVRSPVAAGRIVSVDLEEARNIPGVVDILTADDLGRPALRAVLERDGFVATDMPLLAADRVRYCGEPVAVVIAEDAYSAEDGAESVIVEIADEAAPVDIDSAAGNPLHEEAPDGVLVDLQMFDDPSIEQVLDESHVVLDEQFTSARVNAAPMECRAVVAELDRRAGQLVVHTSTQVPHQVRSGIAQALGMAEGEIRVIAPDVGGGFGLKCVVGREEVVVAAAARRLGRPVRWSEDRRESLMASFTGREQRYHVRAGFTEDGVLTGIDADIQVDVGAYSAYPFTCGVEPLMACTELPGVYRVGAYSARGRGYATAKCPTAPYRGVSRPQIVMVMERLMDKAATLLGIDPIEIRRRNLITDFPYTGPNLITYEPGSYLQSLDDCERAIDAAGWREITANAQEPYRYGIGICCFSERSAYGTPTMGARRMGMTPGYDVAHVRMDPSGHVTVTTGTCGHGQGHETTFAQIVADQLGIEPAQVRLRQGDTDLSSYGWGTFASRSLVIGGTAIRAASVRLAETLKQVASDVLEADPADVRLRDGAAWVDRVSVPVSDLAQRVHFRAHEHPDLPEQLLEARGESDPDGCFSNATHAALVRIDTQTGDAHVADYIVVEDCGVVVNPMIVDGQVRGGVAQGIAAGLLERLEYAEDGQPMSATFMDYLVPTASEIPNVAIHHLETRNEQNPLGAKGMGEGGTIGAPTAVLGAVNDALRDTGTQFDHIPVLPAQIRAAFRGVASPAGRKEIA, encoded by the coding sequence ATGACCGACCCCGCGCGCCCGTTTACCTGGGTCGGTCAACGCGTGCCGCGCCACGAGGACCCACGCTTCTTGCGCGGCGCTGGGGCCTATACCGACGACATCGCGGTCGTCGGGGCGCTGCATGCGTCGTTCGTGCGCTCCCCCGTCGCCGCCGGCCGAATCGTCTCGGTTGATCTCGAAGAGGCTCGCAACATCCCCGGCGTGGTTGACATTCTCACCGCTGATGACCTCGGCCGACCGGCTCTTCGCGCCGTCCTAGAGCGCGATGGGTTCGTCGCCACAGACATGCCGTTACTTGCCGCCGACCGGGTGCGCTACTGCGGCGAGCCGGTTGCCGTCGTCATCGCTGAAGACGCCTACTCAGCAGAGGACGGCGCCGAGTCCGTCATCGTGGAGATTGCCGACGAAGCGGCGCCGGTCGATATCGACTCCGCCGCCGGCAACCCGCTGCATGAGGAGGCGCCCGACGGGGTGCTTGTCGACCTGCAGATGTTCGACGACCCGTCGATCGAGCAGGTGCTCGACGAGTCGCACGTGGTCCTCGACGAGCAGTTCACCTCGGCACGAGTCAACGCAGCGCCCATGGAGTGCCGCGCCGTCGTCGCCGAGCTCGACCGTCGTGCTGGACAGCTGGTGGTACACACCTCCACGCAGGTGCCCCACCAGGTGCGGTCGGGAATCGCCCAGGCGCTTGGCATGGCCGAGGGCGAGATCCGGGTCATCGCACCGGATGTCGGTGGCGGTTTCGGGCTCAAGTGCGTGGTCGGGCGCGAGGAGGTCGTCGTAGCGGCGGCCGCCCGCAGGCTCGGTCGGCCGGTGCGATGGAGCGAAGACCGACGCGAAAGTCTGATGGCCTCGTTCACCGGTCGTGAGCAGCGATACCACGTGCGCGCCGGCTTCACCGAGGACGGCGTACTCACCGGAATCGACGCCGACATCCAGGTGGACGTCGGGGCGTACTCGGCCTATCCGTTTACCTGCGGGGTCGAGCCGCTGATGGCGTGCACCGAGCTGCCCGGCGTCTACCGGGTCGGTGCCTACTCCGCTCGTGGGCGCGGGTACGCGACGGCAAAATGCCCCACCGCCCCATACCGCGGAGTCTCGCGACCGCAGATCGTGATGGTCATGGAGCGGCTGATGGACAAGGCTGCGACCCTTCTTGGCATCGACCCGATAGAGATACGGCGTCGCAACCTCATCACTGACTTTCCTTACACCGGGCCGAATCTGATCACCTACGAGCCTGGCTCGTATCTGCAGTCGCTAGATGACTGCGAGCGGGCGATTGACGCGGCCGGCTGGCGTGAGATCACCGCCAACGCGCAGGAACCGTACCGATACGGCATCGGGATCTGTTGCTTTTCGGAGCGTTCGGCGTACGGGACACCGACGATGGGCGCCCGGCGCATGGGCATGACGCCCGGCTACGACGTGGCACACGTCCGGATGGACCCGAGCGGTCATGTCACGGTCACCACTGGCACCTGCGGGCATGGGCAGGGCCACGAGACGACGTTCGCCCAGATCGTCGCCGACCAACTCGGTATCGAGCCGGCTCAGGTGCGGCTACGCCAGGGCGACACCGATCTTTCTAGCTATGGCTGGGGAACTTTCGCCAGCCGCAGTTTGGTGATTGGCGGCACGGCGATCCGCGCGGCCTCTGTGCGGCTGGCCGAGACGCTAAAGCAGGTTGCCTCCGATGTGCTTGAAGCCGACCCGGCGGACGTCCGGCTACGCGACGGCGCTGCGTGGGTTGACCGGGTCAGCGTTCCGGTAAGCGACCTCGCGCAACGGGTTCACTTCCGCGCCCATGAGCATCCCGACCTGCCCGAGCAGCTGCTCGAGGCTCGCGGCGAGTCCGATCCCGATGGCTGCTTCTCAAACGCGACGCATGCCGCCCTCGTGCGGATCGACACGCAGACCGGCGATGCCCACGTGGCGGACTACATCGTCGTCGAGGACTGCGGCGTGGTGGTCAACCCGATGATCGTCGACGGACAGGTTCGCGGCGGAGTCGCCCAAGGTATCGCTGCCGGGCTTCTCGAACGCCTGGAGTACGCCGAGGACGGGCAGCCGATGTCTGCCACCTTCATGGACTATCTCGTGCCAACGGCGAGCGAGATCCCGAATGTGGCGATCCACCACCTCGAGACCCGAAACGAACAAAACCCCTTAGGAGCCAAGGGAATGGGCGAAGGCGGCACCATCGGCGCACCCACCGCCGTACTCGGTGCAGTCAACGACGCGCTGCGCGACACCGGCACGCAGTTCGACCACATTCCCGTGTTGCCAGCGCAGATTCGCGCCGCGTTCCGCGGCGTCGCGAGTCCCGCAGGGCGTAAGGAGATCGCGTGA
- a CDS encoding CaiB/BaiF CoA transferase family protein, with protein MPLPLDGVRVVDFSQFLAGPYCTMQLADYGADVIKIERPGTGDDSRAMGPQSGGESFPFQQPNRNKRSIAVDLRSDDGVRIVRELIDRADVVVENFRPGVTARLGVDYASVAGSNPNLIYCSISGFGQTGPISRRPGFDIIAQGMAGFLRMTGAPEGQPAKMGVAVTDLAAGLNAALAITMAYVHRLRGGEGQYIDVSLLDAGIGLTVWEAGAYFGAGEDAVATGSRHRKIAPYQAFPTKDGYVTIGANNQKLWEILCRDVLERPDLITRPEYAASADRIARVDQLEDELSVLLREHPTDYWAQRLDAAGVPGGPVLTYAEAMAQPQVAQRAMAATVVHPVMGEINVLGPVAKLSATTPTVRTAGPLLGEHTDGVLAELGYSEADVAALRSTGVVAG; from the coding sequence GTGCCGCTGCCGCTGGACGGCGTACGCGTCGTCGACTTCAGCCAGTTCCTCGCCGGTCCCTACTGCACGATGCAGCTCGCCGATTACGGTGCCGACGTCATCAAGATCGAGCGGCCCGGCACCGGCGACGACTCGCGCGCGATGGGCCCGCAGTCCGGCGGTGAGAGCTTCCCGTTCCAGCAGCCCAACCGCAACAAGCGCTCTATCGCAGTCGATCTACGCAGCGACGACGGTGTCCGGATCGTTCGTGAGCTCATCGACCGCGCCGATGTCGTCGTCGAAAACTTCCGCCCGGGAGTCACCGCCCGTCTTGGCGTCGACTACGCCAGTGTCGCGGGGTCCAACCCCAACCTCATCTACTGCTCGATCAGCGGCTTCGGGCAGACCGGTCCGATCAGCCGACGGCCCGGCTTCGACATCATCGCGCAAGGGATGGCCGGGTTCCTGCGGATGACCGGCGCGCCGGAGGGCCAGCCGGCCAAGATGGGCGTAGCCGTCACCGATCTCGCCGCCGGCCTCAACGCCGCGCTCGCGATCACGATGGCCTACGTGCATCGGCTCCGTGGGGGCGAGGGGCAGTACATCGACGTGTCGCTACTTGATGCCGGAATCGGGCTCACGGTGTGGGAAGCAGGTGCCTACTTCGGCGCCGGCGAGGACGCGGTCGCCACGGGTTCGAGGCATCGAAAGATCGCGCCGTACCAAGCGTTTCCGACCAAAGATGGCTACGTGACGATCGGCGCCAACAACCAGAAGCTGTGGGAGATCCTCTGCCGCGACGTGCTCGAGCGTCCCGATCTCATCACGCGTCCGGAGTACGCCGCGTCCGCAGATCGGATCGCTCGCGTCGACCAGCTTGAGGATGAGCTGTCGGTGCTGCTGCGAGAGCACCCGACCGACTACTGGGCGCAGCGCCTCGACGCCGCAGGAGTGCCCGGCGGCCCGGTGCTTACGTACGCCGAAGCGATGGCGCAACCCCAGGTCGCGCAGCGCGCGATGGCCGCGACTGTCGTCCATCCGGTCATGGGTGAGATCAACGTGCTGGGTCCAGTGGCCAAGCTGTCGGCAACCACGCCGACGGTGCGCACGGCCGGTCCGCTGCTGGGTGAGCACACCGACGGCGTACTCGCCGAGCTCGGCTACTCCGAGGCCGACGTCGCTGCCTTGCGCAGCACCGGAGTGGTCGCGGGGTAG
- a CDS encoding alpha/beta fold hydrolase yields MPYATTDDGVRLYYEERGSGTPIVFVHEFAGDHRSWPHQLRYFSRRFRCITYGARGYPPSDVPEDPTAYGQHRAADDAVAVLDAIGAEKAYFVGNSMGGFAVLHVGMRHPDRVLGLVASGAGYGAHPEKQEKFREESETIAQAFENEGAATMATWYGIGPARVQYAAKDPEGHAEHVQVLAEHSDLGASLTMRAVQKSRPSLYALQDELAAMDAPLLVIAGDEDDGVLETDLMLKRIVPRCGLAVLPKSGHVTNLEEPELYNLLLDQFFSQVGHGGWGPRDPRSLSASTTGAK; encoded by the coding sequence ATGCCCTACGCGACCACCGACGACGGCGTACGTCTCTACTACGAGGAGCGCGGCAGCGGTACGCCGATCGTCTTCGTGCACGAGTTCGCCGGCGACCACCGATCCTGGCCGCACCAGCTGCGCTACTTCTCGCGCCGGTTCCGGTGCATCACCTACGGTGCGCGCGGCTACCCGCCCTCCGACGTCCCGGAAGACCCGACGGCCTACGGCCAGCATCGGGCGGCAGATGACGCGGTCGCCGTACTCGACGCGATCGGCGCCGAGAAGGCCTACTTCGTCGGCAACTCGATGGGCGGGTTCGCCGTACTGCACGTGGGTATGCGCCATCCGGACCGAGTCCTCGGCCTCGTCGCCTCTGGTGCGGGGTATGGCGCCCACCCGGAGAAGCAGGAGAAGTTCCGCGAGGAGAGCGAGACCATCGCGCAGGCCTTCGAAAACGAGGGAGCGGCGACGATGGCGACGTGGTACGGCATCGGTCCGGCCCGGGTGCAGTATGCAGCGAAGGACCCCGAGGGACACGCCGAGCACGTGCAGGTGCTCGCTGAGCACAGCGATCTGGGAGCCAGCCTCACGATGCGCGCAGTGCAGAAGTCGCGTCCGTCGCTGTATGCACTGCAGGACGAGCTTGCCGCGATGGACGCGCCGCTGCTGGTGATCGCCGGCGACGAGGACGACGGGGTGCTGGAGACCGACCTGATGCTCAAGCGGATCGTTCCGCGCTGCGGGTTGGCAGTGCTGCCGAAGTCCGGGCACGTCACCAACCTCGAGGAGCCCGAGCTCTACAACCTGCTGCTTGACCAGTTCTTCAGCCAGGTCGGGCATGGCGGTTGGGGTCCCCGCGATCCGAGGTCGCTGTCGGCATCGACAACCGGAGCCAAGTAG
- a CDS encoding enoyl-CoA hydratase/isomerase family protein: MAQGEIDDWAGARRFRFADPARKNAIGLDTVTALYAELQRDPEAVFVLGSTSPDVFSAGADLRASDDDRAQVSDTLYAIYELMVTRPGPVVAVVEGLAVGGGAQLMAAADLRVAGGGARMRWVGAGHGLVVGAWILPELVGRSVATDLALSSRWLDAEQLLAYGLIPQIAPDPWEAASVLVKHLLCLDPRAVADFKTVTSAPGLVEQLSRERTRNAGWDGKATF, encoded by the coding sequence ATGGCACAGGGGGAGATCGACGACTGGGCAGGTGCACGTCGCTTCCGGTTCGCCGATCCGGCACGCAAGAACGCCATCGGCCTCGACACGGTGACTGCGCTGTACGCCGAGCTCCAGCGAGACCCCGAAGCCGTCTTCGTGCTCGGCAGCACGAGTCCGGATGTCTTTAGCGCTGGGGCGGATCTGCGCGCGAGTGACGACGATCGCGCGCAGGTCAGCGACACCCTCTATGCGATCTACGAGCTGATGGTGACGCGGCCAGGACCGGTCGTCGCCGTCGTCGAGGGTCTCGCGGTCGGAGGGGGAGCGCAGCTGATGGCGGCGGCCGATCTGCGGGTGGCCGGCGGAGGCGCCCGCATGCGTTGGGTCGGTGCGGGCCATGGCCTTGTCGTGGGTGCGTGGATCCTGCCAGAGCTGGTGGGCCGCTCGGTCGCTACCGATCTCGCACTGAGCTCGCGGTGGCTCGATGCCGAGCAGCTACTGGCGTATGGGCTGATTCCACAGATCGCGCCGGATCCTTGGGAGGCGGCGAGTGTGCTTGTGAAGCACCTGCTCTGTCTGGATCCTCGGGCCGTCGCCGACTTCAAGACGGTGACCTCGGCTCCCGGGCTCGTTGAGCAGCTCTCGCGAGAGCGCACTCGCAACGCCGGCTGGGACGGCAAGGCGACCTTCTAG
- a CDS encoding (2Fe-2S)-binding protein, translated as MKDLHLITVIVNGREHELVIESRRTLADMLRQDLGLTGTHLGCEHGICGACTVLLDDEPVRACLIFGVQADGRSVRTVEDLADGDSLSELQQAFSKHHGLQCGFCTPGFLMLAESYLASRPEPDKDEIRDVVASNLCRCTGYQGIVEAIHEVAAAQQGG; from the coding sequence GTGAAAGACCTGCATCTGATCACAGTCATCGTCAACGGTCGCGAACACGAGCTGGTCATCGAGTCGCGGCGGACCCTTGCCGACATGCTCCGCCAGGACCTCGGGCTCACCGGCACGCACCTCGGCTGCGAACATGGCATCTGCGGCGCCTGCACCGTCTTGCTCGACGACGAGCCGGTGCGTGCCTGTCTCATCTTCGGGGTGCAGGCCGACGGCCGGTCGGTTCGTACCGTTGAGGATCTCGCCGACGGCGACTCGCTTTCTGAGTTGCAGCAGGCATTCTCGAAACATCACGGACTCCAGTGCGGCTTCTGCACCCCTGGGTTCTTGATGCTGGCCGAGTCCTATCTCGCGAGCCGTCCTGAGCCGGACAAGGACGAGATCCGCGACGTCGTCGCCTCCAACCTGTGTCGCTGCACCGGCTACCAGGGGATCGTCGAGGCGATCCACGAGGTCGCCGCGGCACAGCAGGGCGGCTGA
- a CDS encoding quinone oxidoreductase family protein, with protein MTTRSSTTMRALRPDAAGDPADLRETVVDVPAIGADDVLVEVRAASINRSDMLACRGVLPGPFPRILGRDFAGVVIEGPESLVGTSVWGSGGGDLGLDRDGTYAQYLAVSRDALTALPQGLSFVDAAASALAFFTAAYALRLTGQIESGSTFIATGAAGGVGGAAAAIARGDGAHVVAVVRNDDEAALVREAGFDTVVIDGPDIATDIAEAVGTDGAAAAVDAVGGKLAGHLLRAMGQNGRYVLLSTPPDEVPSEVDLLDLYRKSLVVKGLYTGRVSAADAAEMLRELTPRIEDGSLPPVRVDRTYPLAEAATAFGTLGPNARGRAVLLPHGSESI; from the coding sequence ATGACTACGCGCTCGAGTACGACGATGCGGGCGTTGCGCCCCGATGCAGCCGGTGATCCGGCAGATCTTCGCGAAACCGTCGTCGACGTGCCCGCGATCGGCGCCGACGACGTCCTCGTCGAAGTCCGTGCCGCCTCCATCAACCGCAGCGACATGCTCGCCTGCCGTGGTGTGCTGCCCGGACCGTTTCCGCGCATCCTCGGCCGCGACTTCGCCGGGGTTGTCATCGAGGGTCCCGAGTCGCTCGTCGGCACCTCGGTGTGGGGCTCGGGAGGGGGAGACCTGGGTCTGGACCGCGACGGAACCTATGCCCAGTATCTAGCGGTATCGCGCGATGCTCTTACCGCGCTGCCGCAGGGCCTGTCGTTCGTCGACGCCGCGGCGTCGGCGCTCGCCTTCTTCACCGCGGCCTATGCCTTGCGGCTGACCGGGCAGATCGAGTCCGGTTCGACGTTCATCGCCACCGGAGCCGCCGGGGGTGTGGGCGGCGCAGCAGCCGCGATCGCACGAGGCGATGGCGCGCACGTCGTCGCTGTGGTGCGCAACGACGATGAGGCCGCGCTGGTTCGTGAGGCCGGCTTTGACACGGTCGTGATCGACGGCCCCGACATCGCCACCGACATCGCGGAGGCGGTCGGGACTGACGGTGCGGCCGCGGCAGTGGACGCCGTGGGAGGCAAGCTCGCCGGTCACCTGCTGCGTGCGATGGGACAAAATGGCCGCTACGTCCTGCTGAGTACGCCGCCGGACGAGGTGCCCTCGGAGGTCGACCTGTTGGATCTGTATCGCAAGTCGCTGGTGGTGAAAGGTCTCTATACCGGGCGGGTCTCGGCTGCGGATGCCGCCGAGATGCTGCGGGAGCTCACTCCGCGGATCGAGGACGGGTCGCTGCCTCCCGTGCGAGTCGACCGCACCTACCCGCTTGCCGAGGCGGCGACGGCCTTCGGGACTCTCGGACCGAATGCCCGCGGCAGGGCGGTCCTGCTCCCGCACGGCAGCGAGTCCATCTAG
- a CDS encoding SRPBCC domain-containing protein has protein sequence MLQDPERVAACLPGASVTRRQGNGAEGALTLRLGPYTADYTGVASLREIDRQQMMLRVRAYGREREGGGRADALVSVRLTPRDDRTWLQVETDLSIRGMAAKFGAGALTEASTQTLIRFAANVEQALSSPPPDDITPPVPERITESRTVSPAVSAAAVVAAAASAIATYALIRLLRRR, from the coding sequence TTGCTGCAGGATCCCGAGCGCGTCGCGGCGTGCCTGCCGGGGGCCTCGGTGACCCGGCGGCAAGGCAATGGCGCCGAGGGGGCGCTGACGTTGCGCCTCGGTCCCTACACCGCCGACTACACCGGCGTCGCGTCCCTGAGGGAAATCGACCGGCAGCAAATGATGTTGCGGGTCCGCGCCTATGGGCGTGAGCGCGAGGGCGGCGGCCGCGCAGACGCACTCGTCTCGGTGCGGCTGACTCCGCGCGACGATCGGACGTGGCTGCAGGTCGAGACCGATCTCAGCATCCGCGGTATGGCTGCGAAGTTCGGCGCCGGTGCGCTCACCGAGGCCAGTACTCAGACACTCATACGCTTCGCGGCCAACGTCGAGCAAGCTCTGTCCAGCCCGCCGCCGGACGACATCACACCACCGGTGCCGGAGCGCATCACCGAGTCGCGCACTGTGTCGCCAGCCGTATCGGCCGCCGCTGTTGTGGCAGCCGCAGCGAGCGCCATCGCTACGTACGCGCTGATCCGGCTGCTGCGCCGGAGATAG